Proteins encoded by one window of Actinocorallia herbida:
- a CDS encoding FAD-binding protein, with protein MTGLVAGALVVGLDPVSRNWVTAAHAGGPFDAIPSLDGTLRTDAASLAAAADDFGHIVSRTPLAVLEPGSVGDIAKMVKFCRARGLKVAGRGQGHTTNGQSQVAGGLVIETAPLDGIRIRADRAVVGGGVLWGALVQAALAQGLTPPTLTDYLGLSVGGTLSAGGVGGAVIHHGAQVDNVLELQVVTGKGDVLRCSPTLRKDLFDAARSGLGQVGIITEAVVRLVPAPATVRRYNLYYGSVADLTAAQIAMAEDGRFDYLEGSLAVVEGGHTFMMEAVAFDATPADDAALIGDLTHTSVTIDDLTYWDFADRITPIVGILQAIGEWQRPHPWLDSIVAASAVDELVTAALPGLTPANIGLSAVLLLYPIPTAKVKAPLLRLGSAGEEHAFLFSLLRTSSPGSADPAAMTALNRAFYEQTRARGGGWYPIGSNPMSKADWKAHFGPAWPAFKAAKTKYDPSKILAPGQGVF; from the coding sequence ATGACCGGGCTGGTCGCGGGCGCCCTGGTCGTCGGGCTCGACCCCGTCAGCCGGAACTGGGTGACCGCGGCGCACGCCGGCGGCCCCTTCGACGCCATCCCGTCCCTCGACGGCACGCTCCGCACCGACGCCGCGTCTTTGGCTGCCGCGGCCGACGACTTCGGACACATCGTCAGCCGCACCCCCCTCGCCGTCCTCGAACCGGGCTCGGTCGGCGACATCGCCAAGATGGTGAAGTTCTGCCGGGCGCGCGGCCTCAAGGTGGCCGGACGTGGACAGGGCCACACCACCAACGGGCAGTCCCAGGTGGCCGGGGGCCTCGTCATCGAGACCGCGCCGCTCGACGGGATCCGGATCCGCGCCGACCGGGCCGTCGTCGGCGGCGGCGTCCTGTGGGGAGCGCTGGTCCAGGCCGCGCTCGCCCAGGGACTCACCCCGCCGACCCTCACCGACTACCTCGGCCTGTCCGTCGGCGGCACCCTGTCGGCGGGCGGGGTGGGCGGCGCGGTCATCCACCACGGCGCCCAGGTCGACAACGTGCTGGAACTCCAGGTCGTCACCGGCAAGGGCGACGTGCTGCGCTGCTCGCCGACCCTGCGCAAGGACCTCTTCGACGCCGCCCGCAGCGGCCTCGGCCAGGTCGGCATCATCACCGAGGCGGTCGTGCGGCTCGTCCCGGCGCCCGCCACGGTCCGCCGCTACAACCTCTACTACGGCAGCGTCGCCGACCTCACCGCCGCGCAGATCGCGATGGCCGAGGACGGGCGGTTCGACTACCTGGAAGGCTCGCTCGCCGTCGTCGAGGGCGGCCACACCTTCATGATGGAGGCCGTCGCCTTCGACGCGACCCCCGCCGACGACGCCGCCCTCATCGGCGACCTCACCCATACGTCCGTCACGATCGACGACCTCACCTACTGGGACTTCGCCGACCGGATCACCCCGATCGTGGGGATCCTCCAGGCCATCGGGGAGTGGCAGCGGCCCCACCCGTGGCTGGACAGCATCGTCGCGGCCTCGGCCGTCGACGAGCTGGTCACCGCCGCGCTGCCCGGCCTCACCCCCGCGAACATCGGGCTCAGCGCCGTCCTGCTGCTCTACCCCATCCCGACCGCCAAGGTGAAGGCCCCGCTGCTGCGGCTCGGCTCGGCGGGGGAGGAGCACGCCTTCCTGTTCTCCCTGCTGCGCACCTCGTCGCCCGGCTCGGCCGACCCCGCCGCGATGACCGCGCTCAACCGCGCCTTCTACGAGCAGACCCGGGCGCGCGGCGGCGGCTGGTACCCGATCGGGTCCAACCCGATGAGCAAGGCCGACTGGA